CTTGTGGCTATGCGGGATTGCAACAGCACCACGGACTGGGAGAAAGTCGTGGATAAACTGAACTCCGAGAGGCTGGGCAAAACCTCCGCGGTTAACGCCGTGCGGGTGCTCTCGCGCTTCAGCGAAGGCAACCTACTTTCCGCAAATGGTGAGGCTGAGGCCAGGCTGGCACTAGTGCGCCTAATGGTCATGATCTGCGATTCCGCGAGGATGAATCCTGTTCTCGACGCCATTGCTGGTGGCTGGAACAACGGGACCGGATTCACCAAGCAACTCATGGATTACATACGGTACTGGGATCGCATCTCAACCGCTCTGCAGGACTGGAGGGACAGCAGCTACCGTACATGGGAAAAAGATGACAAGCTAGAGGGGATCCGAATCAAGAGCCCAGAAGATGCACTAGACGTCGTTCACCTTTGTTCAGCTGAACGGATGGATCGTTCTTTGTCGCGAAAGGACCTGCCAAGCATGTCGTCTGGTGACAAATTAAAATAAGGGCCAAATCAGGTTATCCCTTTCCCTTTTCTTGTGACAAATCATGTTGTGCGTGTATTGTTTGTTGATCATCATCGTGTGTGACCTGGAACGGTAGTCACTGTGCCAAATAAGGGCCGTGCGCCCGTGCATGTTTGCCTTATCAGATACTCTTTTTtctttgttccaaatatttcaaatCTTGTTCTATTGGtcgaaaaaaaaatctttgtcgttCTGGTCCAGTGTGTGTGCCTGCGACCATTTGATAAGCTAGTGTTTGATTTGATCATGTAAAACCAGACTGTAACGAGTATCGGGAATTTCATAATGCAAATGTAAACGGTATTTGGTCAGCATGTAACGGTTTGGAACTAAAATAACACTGCTTGTTTTGTTTGTCCTAGCTGTTATTGCAGTCTGGGTCTATATATGTCCTGCTTTTGGTCGTTACTCCCGGTTGAAACTGCCGATGCACTTTCTTTTCCTACCTGTTCCTTTGTTTTGTTTACCTCAAACCTTCAGAAATGCTAAACACCACTCGGGTTCACGACAACACCCAAGGCAATGGTCCACCTCTGGTAGAGCTATTGTCCTTTAGTTCCGACCTTGGCGTAATCGGCACGACCATCACTGTCTTCGACAGGAAACGAGGTCAAATCATCTACAGGAAAGAGGAGCAAGGAGTGGaaaaaggtatatatatatatctatcatatctactgctgcgaacacaaggttgatacgTGCCATTTTGGTTCGATTTTATGATAAGTAATTGTCAACGAGCTGATGCCTCGGATTGAGTTTGGTGACTAATCATGGAGTGAGTGGGGTGTGGAACATGTCTCTTGCTTGTGGTGCGCAGGTGTAGAGCTCGGAGGCGGCGGTCGAtggtgaggtgaaggtcaagtagggacgaGCCGTGCCGATGGACTGTGAGCGGTGAAGAACGGACGTGAGGCTTCGACCGAGGGACCAGGAGGCCGGGTGACCAACCGCGGTGGCCGACACTTGGGGACATCGACAAACGCAAGTGTACATAGGAGTTGAccgtgttgaccaagtcaagacggCGGCCGGGCGAGTCGAGCGGAGGCACTGGAAGACTTGGCGGCTGGGCGATTGAGGACGCGGTGACACGTGTCGAGGTGCGGGGGACGCGTAtagagtacgctactcgcggacgatttggtggtttggacctcaaaaccaccGGCGGACGGTTTCCGGGTTTGGTCCTCAAAACCCTGGCGAAGGTTCCGAGGAGGAACGGGGGTAGCATGTGGCGGAATCACAGAGGTTGCGTCAAGGCGAAGCAAATCTGTGAAGGAAGCGTGGCCGTCCGATCGATAGAAAAAGAGTTAGAACATTACGCCATCAGGTCAAGTGGTTCGTCTCAAAATATCTAGGAGCAAAATTGAAACTATGTAATAGCTCTGATAAATAAGATGAGGATGCCCCAATCATCCTCACCTCTCCTCATTTTCGTTTGTCCATTTGAGTTTGTGGCCACGATCTGAATTTCCCGGGGCTTGAGTTGATTTCAGGCGATGATCGCCTGGAGTAGCTTCTCAAGTCGCTGGTGTTTACCTGCGCAAATTTTGGGAACGAATCATGGTGATTTGATTGGGTTTTTCGTCAATTTTTGCTGCACCCCCTTATCTGCTCGAGCCCGTCGTTCTCTCTCTTCGTGGCGCTTGAGTAGCGGTCGGGTACAGGGGTGTCGACACGTGCAGACCCGTGTCCgttccttctccctctctctgtgGCCGCTCCTTTGCTTGCTGCTCGCCGGTTTTCAGAGCCGATCAGGGTTGCTCGGTTGCAATCTGCTTGCACAGGTGGTCCCCAGTCTCTCTCCCGTCGGTCTTTGCTGTTTGCAGCTTCGAGCGGTGCAGCCCCTGCTGAAGCACTCCTGCAGCTCGCCCTTCCGTTTCTTTGTGTTGAGCATTGCTAGCAGCTCATCGGTGCAGGCCGATGCTGGTCGGTTCCCCAGGTTGAGGTGTCGGCGTTTCAGGAACTAGGCACGGGAGGTTTCTCTGTGTTTTTGGTTCGATTCAGCAATCCTACAGCAGGAGTAGCAGTTCACGTGTTTTAAATCGTCAGGCTTTTGGAGATGTCACACTCAAGCAATAGTGTTTGGAATATTTAATTCCTTCTAAGCAAATTGTTGCTTGATTTCTTTGTCCTATTGCTTGAATTTCTGCTCTCGGCAGTTTTCTTCTTGCAGTgagctgctctctctctctctctctctgttctcTGCTGTTCGTGCGGTGTGCAGCCCCACGGCGTCTCTCTTTCACTGCTGGAATTTCCAGCCCTTGTGCCTGAGAATTCCCGGCCCTACCGTGCTGTGTCTTCCGCGGCTTGCCTGTTTGAGCTTCGTTTTGCATTCTGGTTCTTCTGTGGTGTCCCGCAGTGTTCCTAGAAAACATCCACACATTTGTTTGGGTCGTGGACATCGTTTTTGTTGCTCTGAGTGTTTAGCGATGATTTTGGGACAGTGGTCAAATATTTCGAAAAAAATTTGAGGCTACCATTCACCCCCTCTGGTCATCGTTTTCAATCCTTCAACTACTGCTACTAATAATGCCTCGTAATAACCATCCATATATCTTTTGATATCCAAGCAATATTTTAATCAAGTAGTGCATGCATGTAGGGAGGAATGATCGATTTGGTGCTGACTGGACCATACACAAGGATCTCGGCGGCGTATGGGTGCTTCGCCATCAGAATTGACATGCCCCCACCGGCCACCGCTCCCATCAAATGGGAATGGGATTGCTATGACCCCAAGTACGCTGCCCAAGTCGACTGAGAACCCGTGAGCCACATTATCTGCACTCCACATGACAACCGCGAGGTAGCAGAGGTGACGTACGCGGTGATGTCCAATGCCCGGCAGGCCACTGTGCAGGTCAAGCTGCGGCCCAAAGATGGGGCCAGCCGTGGTGGCATCATCAGTGTTGAAATCACTGCGGTCATCGAGGACTTCAAAGTCGGAGACAAAATCGAAGACAAACACAAGAGCGTCCTCTTCAGGCGTGCAAGGGAAAAGGGTCAGACATTCCCCACTACCAAAGACAACTCATGGTACCTTCTTCCGCTGGCGAGGAATGTGGTTGTAGTGCCATGCGGTAGTGCTCTTGACATTGAGGTGAAGCTCCAGATTGAAACTGACGACAGCAAGCAAGTTCCATTGAATGTTCCTCTCAGCTTCGATAATGGAATTTGTTCGAGTAAAACTGGCAACGGCAAGGAAGTCGAAGTCCAAGTGGAAGTCACCTGGTACCCGGAGGTAAACTTTATATATATTGAGGAGATTTGCAAGCATGCACTAGCGGCGTTGAGCCGAACATTGAGGACACTTATATTAATTATCACTAATTTTCTTCTTTAAACGAATAATCATCTCATCTATTGATTGACAATTAATATACTGCAGATCACACGGCTGGAGGAAACCCAAGAGATTGACCAGCCAGAATTAAAGCTCCCAGCAGAGGTAAAGATTATTGAACAGATTGGCCGGCACTAGCTAGTTGGTAGTTGATGGCATTTGCTTGCGCCTAACATTCAAGACATCTGTTATCACTTTGCTTCCTATTAGttaattttgaaaaatattcTCCAACTGCAGGACGAAATGATGTTTGGGAAGATGGTTGAAGTAGTCCACACCATCGGAGATGAAGCGTCATTCACTAAATTCATAATGCATCTACGTAGCATTCTAGCTGAACACTCAGACCCTGAGGTTATCTTTGAACTCCACCCAATGCTCGCGAAGCAGCATGCTGAACAACCGAAGAGGTGGCTCCACGTCAAGCTGCATGTGGTGGAGGGCGAGGAAGCGTTGTCGACAACCCTACTCATGAGGGATGACGACTTGTACGTCCATGGCTTCATGAACCAGCAAGGAGGAGTCTGCTGTTATGAGCTTCTCGACGACAACGATGGCAGCGTCGGTATGCTCCCAAAAGATTACAATCCCAAACGCCTAGCCTGGGGCATCAACTACAGGAACATACTAGGTGTCGATCGCAAAGAAGCAGTAGTGGATAAACTGGCATCCGCGAAGCTGGACAAGACCTTCATGTTAAGATTTCTTCTGATCACATagtcatagatctagccgggtacatCTTGTAAATGGATAACATGTCCTAGTACATGAACTAGACAGAGATTAGAGGGAGGAGTAGTGCTAGATTACCAACCATCGTAGGCCTTCGATCCAGAGGCGTCGGCCATGGTCGTTGTGTCGGTGTCTGCgcgagggcagcgacggtcggtgaggaCGGTGACGGTGATGGGCGGTGGCGACCAGCGGTGAAGACCGGTggcggcgcagtgcagtggtggcggtgcttcccatcactggctgcgcccctcactagatcgggttagggtttatcggtggggagctcggctcaggccaacctcgtactcagagccgctggcccccacctctatatatagcgcagtgtgacagggggccTCCAGCCATAATGGgctgggcgtccccgatcagggcacggatcaaaggcccaactgggccgttgggcctagtttgagattagagatcaatctaacaatctcccccttgatctcctaccatctttcaatttcatatcatttacttttgttcactccattacagattagcgcatagagcatgtttcatcgtcacggtcaattgccgatagatttaacaactacaacacaccgctctgttctgaaatagatacttaactttggaccttcttttgtccaggaattataggctttcccttaaatccatgccggctacatgttctctgaacacgttgggtggtaagccttttgtaagcgaatCCGCGAGCATCTATCagctcccgcataatcagaatctgaatatcccactatatagagtgaatctgatcttctatacgtcatcatgaggcttttcgttccttgcaaataacgcaagactttctttactaatttccagtgttctgttccaggattgctctggaatctgccaagtaacccggtaacaaatgccaagacagggcgcgtacatacttgagcatattggaAGCTTCCGACatctgaagcatatggaaccattttcatttgatcgatctcatactgattcctggggcattgaaaatccccatatctgt
This sequence is a window from Miscanthus floridulus cultivar M001 chromosome 10, ASM1932011v1, whole genome shotgun sequence. Protein-coding genes within it:
- the LOC136488141 gene encoding 60 kDa jasmonate-induced protein-like translates to MRDCNSTTDWEKVVDKLNSERLGKTSAVNAVRVLSRFSEGNLLSANGEAEARLALVRLMVMICDSARMNPVLDAIAGGWNNGTGFTKQLMDYIRYWDRISTALQDWRDSSYRTWEKDDKLEGIRIKSPEDALDVVHLCSAERMDRSLSRKDLPSMSSGDKLK